One segment of Romeriopsis navalis LEGE 11480 DNA contains the following:
- a CDS encoding TetR/AcrR family transcriptional regulator, with protein sequence MLMANLKRTREDILKSVIDTVHRQGLTATGLSELFQVSGASSGSFYNYFRSKHELGHALIDYEWAQLQTNILEPATTQSPDPIAQLFWILDRLEAKQLQDPKCGGCLLGNLVVDLAEQDPAFRNHLIQVFSKWEGAIAQILRQAKPQLQPNTNPDCLAEQLIAAIEGAMLMGKLHRDAARLQRGFATARQSITNALRSSNATSAQASAPQI encoded by the coding sequence ATGCTCATGGCTAACCTCAAACGCACCCGCGAAGACATCCTCAAATCCGTCATCGATACCGTCCATCGCCAAGGCCTCACCGCCACCGGATTGAGCGAGCTGTTTCAGGTTAGCGGTGCCTCCTCCGGCAGCTTCTATAACTACTTCCGCTCCAAACACGAACTTGGCCACGCCCTCATCGACTACGAATGGGCCCAGCTCCAAACCAACATTCTCGAACCCGCCACCACCCAAAGCCCCGACCCGATCGCCCAACTCTTCTGGATACTCGATCGGCTCGAAGCCAAACAACTCCAAGACCCCAAATGCGGCGGCTGTCTACTCGGCAACCTCGTCGTTGACCTAGCCGAACAAGACCCCGCTTTCCGCAATCACCTAATCCAAGTGTTTAGCAAATGGGAAGGGGCGATCGCCCAAATCCTCCGCCAAGCCAAACCCCAACTCCAGCCCAACACCAACCCCGACTGCCTGGCCGAACAACTGATTGCGGCGATCGAAGGGGCCATGCTGATGGGCAAACTCCACCGCGATGCCGCCCGCCTCCAACGGGGCTTCGCCACGGCCCGCCAAAGCATCACCAACGCCCTCCGCAGCAGCAACGCCACATCCGCTCAAGCATCAGCACCCCAAATCTAA
- a CDS encoding OsmC family protein, whose translation MAEATTIAAEVTTPLTAIPQDGLTELAAKNKANPADKILKVKTVCTGKFRSLNYARDLDAFVIDEPPVLLGDNTAPNPSEIVLGAFGSCLVVGIQANAAAKGVTLTKLEIALEGDINIVSTWGTGELDKPQMGFTDVRVKVDIEGDADQAILEEMVAHANTWSPVSTTLSNPIPVSVEMA comes from the coding sequence ATGGCCGAAGCAACCACCATCGCGGCTGAAGTAACCACACCCCTCACCGCCATTCCCCAAGATGGTTTGACCGAGCTTGCCGCAAAAAACAAAGCAAATCCAGCAGACAAAATTCTCAAGGTCAAAACCGTCTGCACCGGCAAATTTCGCAGCCTTAATTACGCCCGTGACCTCGACGCCTTCGTCATCGACGAACCCCCCGTCCTGCTGGGTGATAACACCGCCCCCAACCCCTCCGAAATCGTCCTCGGGGCCTTCGGCTCCTGCCTCGTCGTCGGCATCCAAGCCAACGCCGCCGCCAAAGGCGTCACCTTAACCAAACTCGAAATTGCCCTCGAAGGCGACATCAACATCGTCAGCACTTGGGGCACCGGCGAACTCGATAAACCCCAAATGGGCTTCACCGATGTCCGCGTCAAAGTTGACATTGAAGGCGATGCAGACCAAGCCATCCTCGAAGAAATGGTCGCCCACGCCAACACTTGGTCCCCCGTCTCCACCACCCTCAGCAATCCGATTCCCGTATCCGTAGAAATGGCTTAA
- a CDS encoding flavodoxin family protein, with amino-acid sequence MVTVAIVYFSGADHTHRMAEALAEGAQAAGAAAQLCRVLGTQIVDGRWADAGIRSAMLAADAIVFGSPTYMGGVSAQLKACIDGMADEWMRSGLKDKVAGGFTHSGSVSGDKQGTLLYLAINAMQQGMI; translated from the coding sequence ATGGTAACTGTGGCGATCGTGTATTTCTCGGGGGCGGACCATACGCACCGAATGGCGGAGGCTTTGGCCGAAGGTGCTCAGGCGGCGGGAGCGGCGGCGCAGTTGTGTCGGGTTTTGGGGACACAGATTGTCGATGGGCGTTGGGCGGATGCGGGGATACGATCGGCGATGCTGGCGGCGGATGCGATCGTGTTTGGGTCCCCGACTTATATGGGTGGGGTGTCGGCGCAGTTGAAGGCTTGTATTGATGGGATGGCGGATGAGTGGATGCGGTCAGGGCTGAAGGATAAGGTGGCGGGGGGCTTTACGCATTCGGGGTCGGTGAGTGGGGATAAGCAGGGGACATTGCTGTATCTGGCGATTAATGCGATGCAGCAGGGGATGATT
- a CDS encoding acyl-CoA dehydrogenase family protein — MQTLSSHPGLKSSDTQKSSEACASLTLDPAIQHLRHVIDRHLTPKVADIDLKGEFPGQIMHTLGEAGAFSHAVAIVNGGSGKGLKAAIQSIEEISKDCLSTGFIAWCQVACTWYLQNTKNTQLKTKLLPHIATGQQLAGTGLSNPMKHFADIEKIALTATPTDGGYMINGLLPWVSNLGPGHYFGIAARLSDTDEYLMAIVSDELTGMSLRCNAHFIALEGTGTFSCVFRDVFVPHELVLAAPCEEYVACIRPGFILTQVGMGLGLTASCIELMRRSNRRLGHVNQFLDDQVEDLSLDLNLARQQAYQLADQLDQCTGVTDPSLTRNIVQSRITAAELSLRSSQAAMLHAGARAYVQGSPAERKLREAYFVAIVTPALKHLKKMLATMPDTTAAAML, encoded by the coding sequence ATGCAAACCCTGTCTAGCCATCCCGGTTTGAAATCTTCTGATACCCAAAAATCTTCTGAGGCCTGCGCATCCTTGACCCTTGATCCGGCGATTCAGCACCTGCGCCACGTCATCGATCGCCATCTCACTCCCAAAGTCGCCGACATCGACCTCAAGGGAGAATTTCCCGGTCAAATTATGCACACCCTGGGCGAGGCAGGGGCGTTTTCCCATGCCGTCGCGATCGTCAATGGCGGCTCGGGGAAAGGCTTAAAAGCAGCAATTCAGAGCATCGAAGAAATATCCAAAGACTGCCTCTCCACCGGATTTATCGCCTGGTGCCAAGTTGCCTGTACTTGGTATCTCCAAAACACTAAAAATACACAACTCAAAACCAAACTCCTCCCCCACATTGCCACGGGTCAACAGCTCGCAGGCACGGGTCTATCTAACCCGATGAAGCACTTCGCCGACATCGAGAAAATCGCCCTGACCGCCACACCCACAGACGGTGGGTACATGATTAATGGCCTCCTGCCTTGGGTCTCCAACCTCGGCCCCGGCCACTACTTTGGCATTGCCGCCCGGCTGAGTGATACCGACGAATATCTGATGGCGATCGTCTCCGATGAACTCACTGGCATGTCCCTCCGATGCAATGCCCATTTCATTGCGCTAGAAGGCACCGGCACCTTTAGCTGCGTCTTCCGTGATGTATTTGTCCCCCATGAATTGGTATTAGCCGCTCCCTGCGAGGAATATGTCGCCTGCATTCGCCCCGGATTCATCCTCACCCAAGTCGGGATGGGGCTCGGGCTCACAGCCAGTTGCATTGAACTTATGCGCCGCTCAAACCGTCGCCTTGGCCACGTCAATCAGTTTCTGGATGACCAAGTCGAAGACCTCAGCCTTGATCTAAATCTGGCCCGCCAGCAGGCCTACCAGCTCGCTGACCAACTCGATCAATGTACTGGCGTCACCGACCCCAGCCTCACCCGTAACATCGTCCAATCCCGGATTACTGCCGCTGAGCTATCGCTACGATCGTCCCAAGCCGCCATGCTCCACGCCGGTGCTAGAGCCTATGTCCAAGGCAGCCCGGCCGAACGCAAACTACGCGAGGCTTACTTTGTGGCGATCGTCACCCCCGCGCTCAAGCACTTGAAAAAAATGCTAGCGACAATGCCCGATACAACAGCAGCAGCCATGCTCTAG